The nucleotide window TCTGGtacatttgtcagtgtttcaggcagggctttgaaccgatttttttttccaatcggttcgttccgaacagaaacggaattataacgtttccggttatgagttccaccaataaactgacgttcccgaaccggttagaacaaaaaaatactgttcccggaacggttaatttcgttcctgtcagctgtttaatgctatagaattatgtcacatctttctcatccagcttaaaccaaatgtaataatattacaaccattattaaataataataattacattattattaataataataattaaataggcctacaattatttcaaatgtgtagtttattgttaaaagagaaaatttccacacaaacgtaaccacattattaagacacgtggttatgccactcgggcaacaacaaattccaactgtcggggggaaaggccatccagtaggcctactcataccgTAAAAagtcttttgttttgtcttgctTAGGCCTACTTGCAGTTAGGCCTGTTTCATCAGGTAGGGCCTATTGTTTATCaacaaacatagcctactaATTATAGCCTGTAATAACAGTGGCTCACATTTAACAGTtcgcaaaaactaaaaaaaatggCTATACCAACCTGgcatttttaaacaaacaacaaaaaaacaaagatttGTGACTGACATTAGGCCTAACAAGAGTAAATTGCCTTGCACAATgcaaaaaatataacaaaataaaacagccaaacagaggtgttggcaccatttagccaaatgttcgctagtccatcattaacgtggagtcgacaaatatagctattgatattgtgtttggaatgagcgttttaattaacgatggatcgtaatttacctcttatttaagatgtggagtggagactttgtaatccaccgctctctctccattcagtcagcgaatgtctgatgtgatgtcacatagtgaacctcagccgtcatggtaacgtgcgcaggaaaataataactttttttttttttagttaattaggcaacgaaaactttgaggaacctaataaaaccggtattaaccggttaccattatttttaaataagtgttcctgttccagaacataaaaaataataacgtttccggtttcgtttctgttccctgtaaaatacaaaaagttccTGGTTTTCGTTTTcattccttgaaccggttcaaagccctggttTCAGGCCTATCCACAGTAccaacgataactataaagacaaatgtaaacataactgcaagcagcaatgagggggccaaggagCTCAACAGGACAGAGTTACTGTGGAAACTTTATCTAAACATGTCAAACACATCGCTGTAAACACTCACAGCAACTTTCATGTTAAAAACAACAACCTAATACATTCATCCAATGTGTTATTACTAGCAtttaaaaagtaattttctTCTATTTTTTTGGTATTTCCAAAATTAGTCCTGAAAAGGGTGGTCGTCTTATATTCAGGGTTGTTTTTCGCGGGCCAATATGGTATCTGTATGAGATAACCGTGTTGGCCCACTCAAGTACACTTGTTCTCTTAGTTCCATAAAGAAACTGATGATTTCTAAAAAGATTCTTAAAGGATATGCTGTATTATTTATTGGTGTTTGTATAATTGTTcttatttttaattgtttttttactATGATTACTGTGGGGTATATCTTACAACTGATAGcatatttttactaccatatttctcttaagactcagtcaggacgatggaatatcaggatccaggcttttattcttttcaatgaggggccagtgcccctcaagggagagatgcatgtttgtgtcaccCCATCATGGGTTTCACCAGTATTCTCTGACTATACAAAATATTGCCCCGACAGATGATAAGGCTGGTAGAGGTAGTTCCAAACACTTGCCCAGTTTTGTCAATAGCCATGCCAGGACCACATGCCAGCTACCAAGCCAAACATCCTTAAGCACTCTGCATAACATGTTGTCTTAGTCCAGTTGTTGAATTTGTGGGAGCAGTGGTGGTGTCCTCCCATAAGAGCTTCCATTAGACACCTGACCCTGACAGCAGGCTTAAATCCCCCTGCAGACACACCTGTGGAGGGCTGTATAAAAGCTCAGGTGAGATGGGTCTCAAACACTGAGCTCCAGTGAAGTAGCCGTCCACAGCATCTCCACACACTGAAGCAACATGGACCTCAGAGCCTCCATCTCCCTTCTGGTGCTGCTGCTTGGCCTGTCCAAGGCTCTGCCTCTCATGGTAAGAATACCTGTGATATTCAAAACTCCACTTCTAAAGGCTATCTGTGGGATTCTCCTGTTTCATTTAAACCATTTTTTGTCTGTAGGCTGATGGTGATGAGAATCACATTTTCCTAGAGGAGCGTGACAGTGTGGATTTGACCACACAGATTTTAGCTACCAACAATGGTTTGTTTCTCATTGTTTAAACAAATTGACAGTTAAGTTGAAGGTATGCACAAACTCACAGAGTCTCTATGAATAACTTTCAAATGATATTTAATCTTTCAGCTTCCAGTGAATTTCTAATTGAGGGAGATCTTGTGGTGCCAAAAACCAGAAATGCTATGACTTGCTGGAACAATAACTGCCTATGGAAGAAGTCTGCTAATGGAAAAGTTGAGGTGCCTTACATAGTGAGCCCTGATTTCTGTAAGTGAACTTATTTGTAGTATTCTGTAATATGCTGTACATATATTTTAAAGCACATCCATTATGCATTTATAACCATTATTTGTATTTTCAGCTTCCTATGATGTGATGACAATTCAAAATGCCTTGGCTACCTTCAGCAGTAAAACCTGTGTGCAGTTTGTTCCTCGCTCAACCCAGGGTGACTACCTCAGCATTGAGAATAGGGATGGGTGAGTTCATTTAGCACTGTGCTGAAAATGCTTTTCCTTCTATGGTCGATTCTATGGCCACACCTACCTGCCTGGAAAAGGTCCCTTTGTCTTTTATACTACAACCCCATACTATCACACTGGTATCACTTTTTAACTTTTATCACCTTTTTGTTGTTAAACAATATCAACAAAGACAAGAAATGCTGATTATTGTGTGAAAAGTCATCTAAAATACATGTACATAATGTTAGCTAAAACATTCTGATTGCAAAGAATATttttgtgtacacaaacaaaatcAAACTTAGCTTATGCAATCAATTGTGATGTGATGAGGACCATGGTCTTTTTTATCATAATTAAttcatataataataatgaatggaGCCATATTGTAAATGTTTCTATCATTCTTCCTCCCATCTTTCTCAGGTGCTTCTCTGACCTTGGCAGGACAGGAGGCAAACAGGTGGTCTCTCTCTACAGGTCCGGTTGTGTTTACAGCGGCATCATTCAGCATGAATTTCTTCACGCTCTGGGCTTCCAACATGAGCAGAACAGGAGTGACAGAGACCAGTATGTGATAATCAACTGGGAAAATATTGACTCACGTAAGCTGCATTTCCTTCTTCACATGAATGTACTGCAGTCTTGAGTTCATTTTATGTTTGGACATGTTGACAAGAACATGTTGACAAAACTGATTGAAAAATGATGAATAGCTTTAAAAACCAGCACGATATTTTGGCAGAAATGGTTTACAACTTTCAGAAACAATCCACCAACAACCTGAACACTCCATATGACTACTCTTCTGTGATGCATTATGGGAGGTAAGAAAATGGCACCCAGTTAAAAAGAATTATTTGTCAAGAGCTGTGTTATCTTATGTGTTACTAAATTTAAAGAAAAATTGAAAAATATTGCTCCTCAAATGTTTAAAATCACTGACCGTCATGTTCTTTTATAGCACTGCTTTCTCAACCAATGGAAGGGCGACAATCACACCAATTCCAAACCCAAATGTGCAAATTGGACAGAGACAGGGAATGTCCACCACTGACATCCTGAGGATCAATAAACTGTATGGATGCTGTGAGTATGACCTCCTGTATAATATGGAGTGTTAGTAACTTTGGGATTGCTGAAATGATGGGTTGCTTGCTGCAGTAGAATTCAATTCTGACCATTCCTTCTTCTTTCTAACAGAAAAAGCTCAAACTGATGCTGTCCCAGTCTGGAACCACCACATGATGTAACAGCTGAGATTGGAGAGCACAAGTTCTTACATGATGGTTGTTAATTGTGAACATTATTCCTCTCATGTTGATATCACTGGAAAATAAAATGACTGAAAAGAACTTAAAAGAACTCATTCTGCTGTTGTCCTGCTGCTTTCTTGTATCATGGCAAAAGAACTGAAGTTTAGCATCACAATCACAAAAAAAGTTTTAATCACAAAACATATATTGTTAGATGATGACGGATATGTTTTGTTGGTATTATTCCTCTCATATTAATATTCAATTAGTAAAATAACAGGAAAAACTCTGCTTTTGTTCTGCTACTTTCATGCACCATACAATTATAATATCTATAACATAACAtaccataacataa belongs to Alosa sapidissima isolate fAloSap1 chromosome 20, fAloSap1.pri, whole genome shotgun sequence and includes:
- the LOC121694776 gene encoding hatching enzyme 1.2-like, with product MDLRASISLLVLLLGLSKALPLMADGDENHIFLEERDSVDLTTQILATNNASSEFLIEGDLVVPKTRNAMTCWNNNCLWKKSANGKVEVPYIVSPDFSSYDVMTIQNALATFSSKTCVQFVPRSTQGDYLSIENRDGCFSDLGRTGGKQVVSLYRSGCVYSGIIQHEFLHALGFQHEQNRSDRDQYVIINWENIDSQMVYNFQKQSTNNLNTPYDYSSVMHYGSTAFSTNGRATITPIPNPNVQIGQRQGMSTTDILRINKLYGC